Proteins from one Bos taurus isolate L1 Dominette 01449 registration number 42190680 breed Hereford chromosome 7, ARS-UCD2.0, whole genome shotgun sequence genomic window:
- the LOC534967 gene encoding leukotriene-B(4) omega-hydroxylase 2 isoform X1 translates to MLELSLSWLGLGPVAASPWLLLLLVGASWILARILAWIYAFYDNCCRLRCFPQPPKRSWFWGHLGLAQSNEESMRLVEELGHYFRDVHLWWMGPFFPILRLVHPNFVAPLLQASATIIPKDMFFYSFLKPWLGDGLLLSAGDKWSSHRRLLTPAFHFEILKPYMKIFNKSADIMHAKWQRLALEGSTRLDMFEHISLMTLDSLQKCVFSYDSNCQEKPSEYIAAILELSALVMKRIKHIFLHVDFLYYLTRDGQRFYRACRLVHDFTDAIIQKRRRTLISQGSQEFLKTKTKAKTLDFIDVLLLAKDEDGKGLPDEDIRAEADTFMFEGHDTTASGLSWILYNLAKHPEYQERCRQEVQELLRDREPKEIEWEDLAQLPFLTMCIKESLRLHPPVAVISRLCTHDVVLPDGRVIPKGNICVISIFGIHHNPSVWPDPEVFNPFRFDPEAPKRSPLAFIPFSAGPRNCIGQTFAMNEMKVALALTLLRFRILPDEEEPRRKPELILRAEGGLWLQVEPLNTGQ, encoded by the exons ATGCTGGAGCTGAGCCTGTCCTGGCTGGGACTCGGGCCGGTGGCAGCCTCcccgtggctgctgctgctgctggtcggGGCCTCCTGGATCCTGGCCCGCATCCTGGCCTGGATCTACGCCTTCTATGACAACTGCTGTCGCCTCCGATGTTTCCCGCAGCCCCCCAAACGGAGCTGGTTTTGGGGTCACCTCGGCCTG GCACAGAGCAATGAGGAGAGCATGCGGCTGGTGGAGGAGCTGGGCCACTACTTCCGCGACGTCCACCTCTGGTGGATGGGGCCCTTCTTCCCCATCCTGCGGCTTGTTCACCCTAACTTCGTTGCCCCTCTGCTCCAGGCATCAG CCACCATCATACCCAAGGATATGTTTTTCTACAGCTTCCTGAAGCCCTGGCTGG GGGATGGGCTCCTGCTGAGTGCTGGTGACAAGTGGAGCAGCCACCGTCGCCTGCTGACACCTGCCTTCCACTTCGAGATTTTGAAGCCCTATATGAAGATTTTCAACAAGAGCGCAGACATCATGCAC GCCAAGTGGCAACGCCTGGCCTTAGAGGGCAGCACTCGTCTGGACATGTTTGAACACATCAGCCTCATGACCCTGGACAGTCTGCAGAAATGCGTCTTCAGTTATGACAGCAATTGCCAGGA GAAACCCAGCGAATATATTGCCGCCATCTTGGAGCTCAGTGCCCTGGTGATGAAACGAATTAAGCACATCTTCCTGCATGTGGACTTCCTGTACTACCTCACCCGCGATGGGCAGCGCTTCTACAGGGCCTGCCGCCTGGTGCACGACTTCACAGATGCCATCATCCAGAAGAGGCGTCGTACTCTAATCAGTCAGGGTTCCCAAGAATTCCTCAAAACCAAGACTAAGGCTAAGACTTTGGACTTCATCGATGTGCTCCTGCTGGCCAAG GATGAAGATGGGAAGGGATTGCCAGATGAAGATATCCGAGCTGAAGCTGACACCTTCATGTTTGAGG GCCATGACACCACAGCCAGTGGCCTCTCCTGGATCCTGTACAACCTGGCAAAGCACCCAGAATACCAGGAGCGCTGCCGGCAGGAGGTACAAGAGCTCCTGAGGGACCGCGAGCCTAAAGAGATTGAATG GGAGGACCTGGCCCAGTTGCCCTTCCTGACCATGTGCATCAAGGAGAGTCTGCGTTTGCATCCCCCAGTAGCGGTCATCTCTCGCCTCTGTACCCATGATGTTGTGCTCCCAGATGGCCGAGTCATCCCCAAAG GGAACATCTGTGTCATCAGCATCTTCGGGATTCATCACAACCCATCAGTCTGGCCAGACCCTGAG GTATTCAATCCCTTCCGCTTTGATCCAGAAGCCCCCAAGAGATCACCTCTGGCTTTCATTCCTTTTTCGGCAGGGCCCAG GAACTGCATCGGGCAGACGTTTGCCATGAACGAGATGAAGGTGGCGCTGGCGCTCACCCTACTGCGGTTCCGCATCCTGCCGGATGAGGAGGAGCCACGCAGGAAGCCAGAGCTGATCCTGCGCGCGGAGGGCGGACTTTGGCTGCAGGTGGAGCCACTGAACACAGGCCAGTAA